In Anolis carolinensis isolate JA03-04 unplaced genomic scaffold, rAnoCar3.1.pri scaffold_14, whole genome shotgun sequence, the following proteins share a genomic window:
- the kcnn3 gene encoding small conductance calcium-activated potassium channel protein 3 isoform X2 → MWLISITFLSIGYGDMVPNTYCGKGVCLLTGIMGAGCTALVVAVVARKLELTKAEKHVHNFMMDTQLTKRIKNAAANVLRETWLIYKHTKLLKKIDHAKVRKHQRKFLQAIHQLRGVKMEQRKLSDQANTLVDLSKMQSVMYDLITELNDRSEDLEKQMGGLEAKLEHLAASFGSLPLVIADALRLQQQQLLAAILEGVQRGSLGGTGGAPAPGPPPGPPPTPPSLSDSPLGVSSASFPTPYTSSSSC, encoded by the exons ATGTGGCTGATCTCCATCACCTTCCTCTCCATCGGCTACGGAGACATGGTGCCCAACACCTACTGCGGGAAGGGCGTCTGCCTCCTCACCGGCATCATG GGGGCCGGCTGCACGGCGCTGGTGGTGGCCGTCGTGGCCAGGAAACTAGAACTCACCAAAGCCGAGAAGCACGTGCACAACTTCATGATGGACACGCAGCTCACCAAACGG ATCAAGAACGCGGCGGCCAACGTCCTGCGGGAGACGTGGCTCATCTACAAGCACACCAAGCTGCTCAAGAAGATTGACCACGCCAAAGTCCGGAAGCACCAGCGGAAGTTCCTCCAAGCCATTCACCA gtTGAGGGGCGTCAAGATGGAGCAGAGGAAGCTCAGCGACCAAGCCAACACTCTGGTGGACCTCTCCAAG ATGCAGAGCGTGATGTACGACCTGATCACGGAGCTGAACGACCGGAGCGAGGACCTGGAGAAGCAGATGGGGGGCCTGGAGGCCAAGCTGGAGCACCTGGCGGCCTCCTTCGGCTCCCTGCCGCTGGTCATCGCGGACGCCCTGcgcctgcagcagcagcagctcctggCCGCCATCCTGGAGGGGGTCCAGCGGGGCTCCCTGGGCGGGACCGGCGGCGCCCCCGCCCCCGGCCCCCCGCCCGGCCCCCCGCCCACGCCCCCCTCGCTCTCGGACAGCCCCCTGGGGGTCAGCTCGGCCTCCTTCCCCACGCCCTACACCAGCTCCAGCAGCTGCTGA